GGTTGGCCACAGCCCGAAAATCGTTTTGTAGGGAACAAAAATAGAAAAAATTACCGGACGAAGTACCTTAAATTCCGCTGAATTTTCGGGCTCGGAGGTAGTATCTCAGTGCGCCAAAGATTCCGATCAGGGCAATAGGCAGAAGTAGGTTAAGAGCCTGCCAAAACTTTCTTTTTTCCTGTAATTTGATCTTATCCAGCGCCCGGATATTGATTTCCTTGTTCCTCGCACTGATCAGCCCGTTTGCATCGGTCAGGTAGTCAAGTGCGTTCATTATGAAGTCTTTATTGCCAAAAGTCTGCTTGGAAACCCGGTCATAGCCCAAAGGCAAGGGCGCGTTTCTCTTGTAATCGAAGTCGTTGACAATCACGTCGCCATCGGAGCAAATGATCACTTTCCCGCCACTTCCGGATTCCTTAAATGTAGAAGAGCGGGGATCGGCAGGCAGAATGCGATTCTGAAAAAGAGAATTAAAGGAGCCTTCCAAAAGCAGGGCAGCAAGTTTCGGGCCACCTATGTATTCTGAAGCGTCTGGATCCTTGCGGGCTTCGTTGTAACCCACCAGCGCCGGGGTATTAACGACCTGGGTATAGGGAGAAGTCAGCAAAAGCGGAATCTTTTGAACAGAAGAAGCGCCGCCAACGGTATCAATGCTGCTTAGAAACCGGGTATAAACTGCATTCAGATTTCTGGTAATGGTGTGCCTGCCAAAATTGTTGATCAATGGATAAAAGCGCCAGGGAAGCGGCCGGATCTCCGGCGTGTCACCGCGGTTACCCACATTCAGTAAGATGTCAGCACAATTCAAATCTTTTACCAGATTGGTATTAATCCGGGCGCCCCATTTGAAAAACAGATCGTTTAATCCCAGATCAAGCGGCTGGGCGTAATTTCCGTCCAGGCTCACACTGTCAACTTTCGCTCCGTCAACGAAAAACATTGCCTTCCCTCCCGAAACCAC
This Dyadobacter sp. UC 10 DNA region includes the following protein-coding sequences:
- the gldG gene encoding gliding motility-associated ABC transporter substrate-binding protein GldG, with amino-acid sequence MLIKSTILRIVLLVTILAGINWLASVFFFRIDLTEDKRYSISDATKELLGSLDKDISVNVYLSGDFPAGFERLESATRETLEEFKTYSNGHLTVNYSDPSSATSEEQRQKQYMNLVDRGLTPTNVFANEDGKRTEKIIFPGAIVLADTLAVPVQLLKGNKTRSTSPEEQLNQSYEGVEFELASAIRLLVNPARKKVGLVVSHTQISPARLSDLIATIQQGYDLFMDMNNPESYDGLDALIVMKPDSAFSDDDKYKLDQYVVSGGKAMFFVDGAKVDSVSLDGNYAQPLDLGLNDLFFKWGARINTNLVKDLNCADILLNVGNRGDTPEIRPLPWRFYPLINNFGRHTITRNLNAVYTRFLSSIDTVGGASSVQKIPLLLTSPYTQVVNTPALVGYNEARKDPDASEYIGGPKLAALLLEGSFNSLFQNRILPADPRSSTFKESGSGGKVIICSDGDVIVNDFDYKRNAPLPLGYDRVSKQTFGNKDFIMNALDYLTDANGLISARNKEINIRALDKIKLQEKRKFWQALNLLLPIALIGIFGALRYYLRARKFSGI